The Ochotona princeps isolate mOchPri1 chromosome 1, mOchPri1.hap1, whole genome shotgun sequence genome has a segment encoding these proteins:
- the FOXO3 gene encoding forkhead box protein O3 isoform X2: protein MSGTPSSVQWSLIDNSDSSVLVVAWNSELKSIFKNSIRHNLSLHSRFMRVQNEGTGKSSWWIINPDGGKSGKAPRRRAVSMDNSNKYTKSRGRAAKKKAALQAAPEAADDSPSQLPKWPGSPTSRSSDELDAWTDFRSRTNSNASTVSGRLSPILASAELDDVQDDDAPLSPMLYSSSASLSPSVSKPCTVELPRLTDMNLNDGLADNLMDDLLDNITLPASQASPPGALMQRSSSFPYTAKSSGLSSPTSSFNSTVFGPSSLNSLRQSPMQTIQENKPTTFSSVSHYSNQTLQDLLTSDSLSHSDVMMTQSDPLMSQASTAVSAQNSRRNVMLRNDPMMSFAAQPSQGSLANQNLLHHQHQSQGALGGSRALSNPISSMGLSDSGSLGSAKHQHQSPASQSMQTLSDSLSGSSPYSACATLPVMGHEKFPSDLDLDMFNGSLECDMESIIRSELMDADGLDFNFDSLISTQNVVGLNVGSFTGAKQASSQSWVPG from the coding sequence AACTCCATCCGACACAATCTGTCGCTGCACAGCCGGTTCATGCGGGTACAGAATGAGGGAACTGGCAAGAGCTCGTGGTGGATCATCAACCCGGACGGGGGCAAAAGCGGGAAGGCACCCCGGCGGCGGGCAGTCTCCATGGACAACAGCAACAAGTACACCAAGAGCCGAGGCCGTGCCGCCAAGAAGAAGGCGGCCCTCCAGGCAGCACCTGAGGCAGCTGATGACAGCCCCTCCCAGCTGCCCAAGTGGCCTGGCAGCCCCACGTCACGCAGCAGCGACGAGCTGGATGCCTGGACGGACTTCCGCTCACGCACCAATTCCAACGCCAGCACTGTCAGCGGCCGCCTGTCGCCCATCCTGGCAAGTGCAGAGCTGGACGACGTCCAGGACGACGACGCACCGCTCTCCCCCATGCTGTACAGCAGCTCGGCCAGCCTGTCACCCTCAGTGAGCAAGCCGTGCACCGTGGAGCTGCCGCGGCTCACTGACATGAACCTGAACGATGGGCTGGCCGACAACCTCATGGATGACTTGTTGGATAATATCACGCTCCCGGCATCCCAGGCGTCACCCCCTGGGGCGCTCATGCAACGGAGCTCCAGCTTCCCATACACCGCCAAGAGCTCCGGCCTCAGCTCTCCAACCAGCTCCTTCAACAGCACGGTGTTCGGGCCTTCGTCTCTCAACTCCCTGCGCCAGTCGCCCATGCAGACCATCCAAGAGAACAAGCCCACCACCTTCTCTTCCGTGTCGCACTACAGCAACCAGACACTCCAAGATCTACTCACTTCAGACTCGCTGAGCCACAGCGATGTCATGATGACCCAGTCAGACCCCTTGATGTCCCAGGCCAGCACCGCCGTGTCCGCTCAGAACTCCCGCCGGAACGTGATGCTGCGCAATGATCCGATGATGTCCTTCGCTGCCCAGCCTAGCCAGGGGAGTTTGGCCAATCAGAACTTGCTCCACCACCAGCACCAAAGCCAGGGGGCTCTCGGTGGCAGCCGTGCCTTGTCGAATCCCATCAGTAGCATGGGCTTGAGTGACTCCGGCAGCCTCGGGTCAGCCAAACACCAGCACCAGTCTCCCGCCAGCCAGTCTATGCAAACCCTCTCGGACTCTCTCTCAGGCTCCTCCCCATACTCAGCGTGCGCCACCCTGCCCGTCATGGGCCACGAGAAGTTCCCCAGCGACCTGGACTTGGACATGTTCAATGGGAGCTTGGAATGTGACATGGAATCCATCATCCGCAGTGAACTCATGGATGCGGACGGGTTGGATTTTAACTTTGATTCCCTCATCTCCACGCAGAACGTGGTTGGTTTGAACGTGGGGAGCTTCACTGGTGCTAAGCAGGCCTCATCTCAGAGCTGGGTGCCAGGCTGA
- the FOXO3 gene encoding forkhead box protein O3 isoform X3 → MRVQNEGTGKSSWWIINPDGGKSGKAPRRRAVSMDNSNKYTKSRGRAAKKKAALQAAPEAADDSPSQLPKWPGSPTSRSSDELDAWTDFRSRTNSNASTVSGRLSPILASAELDDVQDDDAPLSPMLYSSSASLSPSVSKPCTVELPRLTDMNLNDGLADNLMDDLLDNITLPASQASPPGALMQRSSSFPYTAKSSGLSSPTSSFNSTVFGPSSLNSLRQSPMQTIQENKPTTFSSVSHYSNQTLQDLLTSDSLSHSDVMMTQSDPLMSQASTAVSAQNSRRNVMLRNDPMMSFAAQPSQGSLANQNLLHHQHQSQGALGGSRALSNPISSMGLSDSGSLGSAKHQHQSPASQSMQTLSDSLSGSSPYSACATLPVMGHEKFPSDLDLDMFNGSLECDMESIIRSELMDADGLDFNFDSLISTQNVVGLNVGSFTGAKQASSQSWVPG, encoded by the coding sequence ATGCGGGTACAGAATGAGGGAACTGGCAAGAGCTCGTGGTGGATCATCAACCCGGACGGGGGCAAAAGCGGGAAGGCACCCCGGCGGCGGGCAGTCTCCATGGACAACAGCAACAAGTACACCAAGAGCCGAGGCCGTGCCGCCAAGAAGAAGGCGGCCCTCCAGGCAGCACCTGAGGCAGCTGATGACAGCCCCTCCCAGCTGCCCAAGTGGCCTGGCAGCCCCACGTCACGCAGCAGCGACGAGCTGGATGCCTGGACGGACTTCCGCTCACGCACCAATTCCAACGCCAGCACTGTCAGCGGCCGCCTGTCGCCCATCCTGGCAAGTGCAGAGCTGGACGACGTCCAGGACGACGACGCACCGCTCTCCCCCATGCTGTACAGCAGCTCGGCCAGCCTGTCACCCTCAGTGAGCAAGCCGTGCACCGTGGAGCTGCCGCGGCTCACTGACATGAACCTGAACGATGGGCTGGCCGACAACCTCATGGATGACTTGTTGGATAATATCACGCTCCCGGCATCCCAGGCGTCACCCCCTGGGGCGCTCATGCAACGGAGCTCCAGCTTCCCATACACCGCCAAGAGCTCCGGCCTCAGCTCTCCAACCAGCTCCTTCAACAGCACGGTGTTCGGGCCTTCGTCTCTCAACTCCCTGCGCCAGTCGCCCATGCAGACCATCCAAGAGAACAAGCCCACCACCTTCTCTTCCGTGTCGCACTACAGCAACCAGACACTCCAAGATCTACTCACTTCAGACTCGCTGAGCCACAGCGATGTCATGATGACCCAGTCAGACCCCTTGATGTCCCAGGCCAGCACCGCCGTGTCCGCTCAGAACTCCCGCCGGAACGTGATGCTGCGCAATGATCCGATGATGTCCTTCGCTGCCCAGCCTAGCCAGGGGAGTTTGGCCAATCAGAACTTGCTCCACCACCAGCACCAAAGCCAGGGGGCTCTCGGTGGCAGCCGTGCCTTGTCGAATCCCATCAGTAGCATGGGCTTGAGTGACTCCGGCAGCCTCGGGTCAGCCAAACACCAGCACCAGTCTCCCGCCAGCCAGTCTATGCAAACCCTCTCGGACTCTCTCTCAGGCTCCTCCCCATACTCAGCGTGCGCCACCCTGCCCGTCATGGGCCACGAGAAGTTCCCCAGCGACCTGGACTTGGACATGTTCAATGGGAGCTTGGAATGTGACATGGAATCCATCATCCGCAGTGAACTCATGGATGCGGACGGGTTGGATTTTAACTTTGATTCCCTCATCTCCACGCAGAACGTGGTTGGTTTGAACGTGGGGAGCTTCACTGGTGCTAAGCAGGCCTCATCTCAGAGCTGGGTGCCAGGCTGA